One part of the Futiania mangrovi genome encodes these proteins:
- a CDS encoding ATP-dependent helicase: MTHTPDTAAPYLAGLNEAQREAVLMTDGAVLVLAGAGTGKTRVLTTRLAHILATGLAWPSQILAVTFTNKAAREMQERIGALVGGVVEGMPWLGTFHAIAAKILRRHAELAGLKSNFTILDADDQIRLIKQLLQAEGVDEKRWPARMIHAQIDRWKNKGLGPDQVPGGEAHDLAGGKGLDIYRQYQERLRVLNAVDFGDLLLLTTRLFQDHPDVLADYHRKFRYVLVDEYQDTNTAQYLWLRLLAQGSKNICCVGDDDQSIYGWRGAEVGNILRFESDFPGAKIIRLERNYRSTPNILGAASGLIATNEDRLGKTLWTEGDAGEKIRVRGLWDGEEEARFVAEKIETLHRQGQSLDTMAILVRASSQMREFEERFVTTAIPYRVIGGPRFYERMEIRDALAYLRVIQSPDDDLAFERIVNKPKRGLGDATLQALHAAARLEGVSLTAAAGALVQTDELKPRARNALAALLDDFARWRQAAEVLPHPELTETVLDESGYTEMFQMDRSPEAPGRLDNLKELVRAMEAFENLGGFLEHVSLVMENEQSAEGEKVSIMTLHGAKGLEFDTVFLPGWEEGLFPSQRTLDESGLKGLEEERRLAYVGITRAKRRAIITHASNRRLYNQWQSALPSRFLEEIPDAHVEKESAPGLYASYSTHDPFRGAGHAPSTYSSPGWARLRENVAQGRYARSPVVDSVAELVATNDPAAANAFAKGMRVFHQKFGYGRIQQADGNKLVVAFDKAGTKKVISSFVERA; the protein is encoded by the coding sequence ATGACGCACACGCCCGACACTGCTGCCCCCTATCTCGCCGGCCTCAACGAGGCACAGCGCGAAGCCGTGCTGATGACGGACGGTGCGGTGCTCGTGCTCGCGGGCGCCGGGACCGGCAAGACGCGGGTGTTGACCACGCGCCTCGCGCACATCCTGGCGACGGGCCTTGCGTGGCCGTCGCAGATCCTCGCCGTGACCTTCACCAACAAGGCCGCCCGCGAGATGCAGGAGCGGATCGGCGCGCTGGTCGGCGGCGTGGTGGAGGGGATGCCCTGGCTCGGCACCTTTCATGCGATCGCCGCCAAGATCCTGCGCCGCCATGCGGAGCTTGCGGGGCTGAAATCGAACTTTACCATCCTCGACGCCGACGACCAGATCCGGCTCATCAAGCAGTTGCTGCAGGCCGAGGGCGTGGACGAGAAGCGCTGGCCCGCGCGCATGATCCACGCCCAGATCGACCGCTGGAAGAACAAGGGCCTCGGCCCCGACCAGGTGCCGGGGGGCGAGGCACACGACCTCGCGGGCGGCAAGGGCCTCGACATCTACCGCCAGTACCAGGAGCGGCTGCGCGTGCTGAACGCCGTCGACTTCGGCGACCTGCTGCTGCTGACGACGCGGCTCTTCCAGGACCATCCCGACGTGCTCGCCGACTATCACCGCAAGTTCCGCTATGTGCTGGTGGACGAGTACCAGGACACCAACACGGCGCAATACCTGTGGCTGCGGCTGCTCGCGCAGGGCTCGAAAAACATCTGCTGCGTCGGCGACGACGACCAGTCGATCTATGGCTGGCGCGGTGCTGAGGTCGGCAACATCCTGCGCTTCGAGAGCGATTTCCCCGGCGCGAAGATCATCCGGCTGGAGCGCAATTACCGCTCGACGCCCAACATCCTCGGCGCGGCCTCGGGCCTTATCGCCACCAACGAGGACCGGCTCGGCAAGACGCTGTGGACCGAGGGCGACGCGGGCGAGAAGATCCGCGTGCGCGGCCTCTGGGACGGGGAGGAGGAAGCCCGCTTCGTCGCCGAGAAGATCGAGACGCTGCACCGCCAGGGCCAGTCCCTCGACACCATGGCGATCCTCGTGCGCGCATCCTCCCAGATGCGGGAGTTCGAGGAGCGCTTCGTCACCACCGCCATCCCCTACCGCGTGATCGGCGGCCCGCGCTTCTACGAGCGGATGGAGATCCGCGACGCGCTCGCCTATCTGCGCGTCATCCAGTCGCCCGACGACGACCTCGCGTTCGAGCGGATCGTGAACAAGCCCAAGCGCGGGCTCGGCGACGCGACGCTGCAGGCGCTGCACGCCGCCGCCCGGCTCGAAGGCGTGTCGCTGACGGCGGCGGCGGGCGCGCTCGTCCAGACCGACGAGCTGAAGCCGAGGGCGCGCAATGCGCTCGCGGCTTTGCTCGACGATTTTGCGCGGTGGCGGCAGGCGGCTGAGGTCTTGCCACACCCGGAACTGACCGAAACCGTGCTCGACGAGAGCGGCTATACCGAGATGTTCCAGATGGACCGCTCTCCGGAAGCGCCGGGCCGGCTCGACAACCTCAAGGAGCTTGTCCGCGCGATGGAGGCGTTCGAGAACCTCGGCGGCTTCCTCGAACATGTCTCGCTCGTCATGGAGAACGAGCAGTCGGCGGAGGGCGAGAAGGTCTCCATCATGACCCTGCACGGGGCGAAGGGGCTGGAGTTCGACACGGTCTTCCTGCCCGGGTGGGAGGAAGGGCTCTTCCCCTCCCAGCGCACGCTCGACGAGAGCGGACTCAAGGGCCTGGAGGAGGAACGCCGCCTCGCCTATGTCGGCATCACGCGGGCCAAGCGCCGGGCGATCATCACGCATGCCTCGAACCGCCGGCTCTACAACCAGTGGCAATCTGCCCTGCCGTCGCGCTTCCTGGAGGAGATCCCCGACGCCCATGTCGAGAAGGAAAGCGCGCCCGGGCTCTATGCCTCCTATTCGACGCACGACCCGTTCCGGGGCGCAGGCCATGCCCCCTCGACCTATTCCAGCCCCGGCTGGGCGCGGCTGCGGGAGAACGTGGCGCAGGGCCGCTATGCCCGCAGCCCCGTGGTAGACAGCGTGGCCGAACTCGTGGCCACGAACGATCCCGCCGCAGCCAACGCCTTTGCGAAAGGCATGCGTGTCTTCCACCAGAAATTCGGCTATGGACGCATCCAGCAGGCCGACGGCAACAAGCTGGTGGTCGCATTCGACAAGGCGGGGACGAAGAAGGTGATTTCCAGTTTCGTGGAGCGTGCCTGA